A window from Vigna angularis cultivar LongXiaoDou No.4 chromosome 7, ASM1680809v1, whole genome shotgun sequence encodes these proteins:
- the LOC108320984 gene encoding uncharacterized protein LOC108320984 — protein MLRTGRYNRQPSEQFSVSLAHHGRTNDDNQNDNPNGNPNGNPNGNPNDNPIGNQNDNPNCNPNDNPNGNQNDNPNGNPKGNRNDNPNGNPNGNRNGNRNGDPHGHPEIGEPIDLLPFMAAIMQAPMPERTPPTIEKYDGSTDPDDHIRAFLNSMAFYTSSDLV, from the coding sequence ATGCTAAGAACCGGACGGTATAACCGACAGCCATCTGAGCAATTCTCAGTGTCGTTGGCCCACCACGGTCGTACTAACGACGATAACCAGAACGACAATCCGAACGGTAACCCGAACGGCAATCCGAACGGTAACCCGAACGATAATCCGATCGGTAACCAGAACGACAATCCGAATTGCAACCCGAACGACAATCCGAACGGTAACCAGAACGACAATCCGAACGGTAATCCGAAAGGTAACCGGAATGATAACCCGAACGGTAACCCAAATGGTAACCGGAACGGTAATCGAAATGGTGACCCGCACGGTCATCCGGAAATAGGGGAGCCCATCGATTTACTGCCATTCATGGCTGCAATCATGCAGGCTCCAATGCCCGAGAGAACTCCTCCAACAATAGAAAAGTATGATGGATCCACTGATCCGGATGATCACATCAGGGCATTCCTCAACTCAATGGCGTTTTATACAAGCAGTGACCTAGTTTAG